The following are encoded in a window of Providencia rettgeri genomic DNA:
- the cycA gene encoding D-serine/D-alanine/glycine transporter — protein MEDHAISNRTQPRADRNQLKRSLSNRHIQLIAIGGAIGTGLFMGSGKTISLAGPSIIFVYMIIGFVLFFVMRAMGELLLSNLNYKSFSDFSADLIGPWAGFFVGWTYWFCWVITGIADIIAITSYVSFWVPDFPEWVTSFICVITLLTLNLVSVRLFGELEFWFAMIKIVAIIALIAVGGTLIAMNFQSPAGHTASLSNIWNDGGMFPMGISGFFAGFQIAIFAFVGIELVGTAAAETRDPEKSLPKAINAIPIRIIAFYVLSLIVIMAVTPWRTILADKSPFVEMFVLISLPAAASIVNFVVLTSAASSANSGVFSTSRMLFGLSKEGDAPKQFSQLSKKAVPATGLIFTCICLSFGIVLIYFIPDIMHAFTLVTTVSAILFMFIWSMILYSYLNFRRKRPEMHKASRYKMPAGIIMSWVSLAFFAFMIVLLAFQHDTRQALIATPVWFIMLFIGYQIVKRRKVN, from the coding sequence ATGGAAGATCATGCAATTTCAAACCGGACTCAGCCCCGCGCTGATCGCAATCAGTTAAAACGAAGCCTTAGTAACCGCCACATTCAATTAATTGCAATTGGCGGCGCAATTGGAACAGGCCTATTTATGGGATCAGGGAAAACAATTTCCCTTGCAGGCCCCTCAATTATCTTCGTCTATATGATAATTGGTTTTGTGCTCTTTTTTGTTATGCGCGCAATGGGGGAGCTCCTACTTTCTAACCTCAACTATAAATCCTTCAGTGATTTTTCTGCTGATCTTATCGGACCATGGGCCGGTTTTTTTGTCGGTTGGACATACTGGTTCTGTTGGGTGATCACTGGGATCGCTGATATCATTGCGATTACCTCCTATGTCAGCTTCTGGGTACCCGATTTTCCTGAATGGGTTACTTCGTTTATTTGTGTCATTACCTTGCTTACCTTGAATTTAGTCTCAGTTAGGCTATTTGGTGAACTTGAGTTTTGGTTCGCGATGATTAAGATCGTTGCTATCATTGCCTTAATTGCCGTAGGCGGTACGCTGATTGCTATGAATTTTCAATCACCAGCGGGTCACACAGCCTCTTTAAGCAATATTTGGAATGATGGTGGAATGTTCCCGATGGGGATTAGCGGTTTCTTTGCTGGCTTTCAAATAGCTATCTTCGCATTTGTGGGAATTGAACTGGTCGGGACGGCTGCTGCTGAGACCCGTGATCCTGAAAAATCACTACCAAAAGCCATTAATGCCATCCCAATTCGTATTATTGCTTTTTATGTTTTATCGCTCATTGTAATTATGGCCGTAACACCTTGGCGTACTATTTTAGCGGATAAAAGCCCATTCGTAGAAATGTTTGTGCTCATCAGTTTACCCGCCGCTGCTAGTATCGTTAATTTCGTGGTACTGACTTCAGCAGCTTCATCCGCCAATAGCGGTGTGTTTTCCACCAGCCGAATGTTATTTGGCTTGTCTAAAGAAGGTGATGCACCAAAACAATTTAGCCAGCTATCGAAAAAAGCGGTGCCTGCAACAGGGTTAATCTTCACCTGTATCTGTCTGAGCTTTGGTATTGTGCTTATCTATTTTATCCCTGATATTATGCATGCCTTCACCTTAGTGACCACTGTATCCGCTATCTTATTCATGTTTATTTGGAGCATGATTTTATATAGTTACCTAAATTTTCGTCGTAAACGCCCTGAAATGCACAAGGCATCCCGTTATAAAATGCCCGCGGGTATTATTATGTCTTGGGTAAGTTTGGCATTCTTTGCCTTTATGATTGTATTACTTGCATTCCAACACGATACAAGACAAGCGCTAATCGCGACACCCGTCTGGTTTATCATGCTATTTATTGGCTATCAAATCGTTAAACGTCGTAAAGTCAATTAA